The following are from one region of the Rosistilla carotiformis genome:
- a CDS encoding DNA topoisomerase VI subunit B, with product MAAGTSTPKTRRSTAEAMAKGQRDISVSEFFAKNKHLLGFDNPRKSLLTTVKEAVDNSLDACEEAGILPVIWVQLEPTQSGRYRVSIQDNGPGIVKKQIPLIFGKLLYGSKFHRLRMSRGQQGIGISAAGMNGMLTSGQPVKIVSKVSVRKPAHYFELQIDTKKNQPEIINGKGDGIDIPAGEKGRQYIEKAGIAWETVIPQEDGTSEDVTHGTRVTIELAAIYKKGRGSVDEYIEQTAIANPHITVHYIDPDGAKRSYWRSTTELPAEAKEIKPHPYGVELGHLMAMMSADSVNTVGQFLQSSFSCVTPAVARRICEAAGISSRVTTKKIGRDEADKVFHAMQEANIRPPATDCVVPIGQGLLLKGISTVVPGEFYAASSRPPAVYRGNPFIIEVALAYGGGPQTHAITRDEMNELIGQTDARTLRRFLMDTFNGVGSDGADKIMKQAGLKTRKSPANLTTKERLALHDALQNVSISEGQSMQVMRFANRVPLQFQAGACAITQAVMSMNWRSYGLTQSRGNLPNGPVSVMVHVASVWVPFTSESKEAVANYPEIEKELRLSLQFVGRKLGMFLRRRQRVKQEGERRSVFLRYLGEVAQAVHGMNGCNTQEVYDNLLEVAKKKTAEADVVLDERGKVIQDESELDLGEGVLIVDNAAKTVPAVDAAVKPAAAEEETAEEDEAVEQGDLFDA from the coding sequence ATGGCGGCCGGAACAAGCACCCCCAAGACACGTCGAAGCACTGCCGAAGCGATGGCCAAGGGCCAACGCGATATTTCGGTCAGCGAGTTCTTTGCAAAAAACAAGCATCTGCTGGGCTTCGACAATCCGCGAAAATCGCTGTTAACAACCGTCAAAGAGGCTGTCGACAACTCGCTCGACGCTTGCGAGGAAGCGGGCATTCTGCCGGTGATCTGGGTCCAATTGGAACCGACCCAATCGGGGCGTTACCGAGTCTCGATCCAAGACAACGGGCCGGGGATCGTCAAGAAACAGATCCCGTTGATCTTCGGTAAACTGCTCTACGGCAGCAAGTTCCACCGACTGCGGATGAGCCGTGGCCAGCAGGGGATCGGGATCAGCGCCGCCGGAATGAACGGGATGTTGACCAGCGGGCAACCGGTCAAGATCGTTAGCAAGGTCTCGGTCCGCAAACCTGCGCACTACTTTGAACTGCAGATCGACACCAAAAAAAATCAGCCGGAGATCATTAACGGCAAAGGGGATGGAATCGACATTCCTGCGGGGGAAAAGGGACGCCAGTACATCGAGAAGGCGGGGATCGCTTGGGAGACAGTGATCCCGCAGGAAGATGGAACCAGCGAAGACGTGACTCACGGCACACGGGTCACGATCGAACTGGCGGCCATTTACAAAAAGGGCCGGGGGAGCGTCGATGAATACATCGAACAGACCGCAATTGCCAACCCGCATATCACCGTGCACTACATCGACCCCGATGGAGCCAAGCGATCGTACTGGCGGAGCACGACCGAATTGCCCGCCGAAGCCAAAGAGATTAAACCGCATCCCTACGGCGTTGAACTGGGACATCTGATGGCGATGATGTCGGCCGATAGTGTCAACACGGTCGGCCAGTTCTTGCAGAGTTCGTTCTCTTGTGTAACCCCCGCAGTCGCGCGGCGGATCTGCGAAGCCGCGGGAATCAGCAGCCGGGTAACGACCAAGAAGATCGGCCGCGATGAAGCGGACAAAGTCTTCCACGCGATGCAGGAGGCGAATATTCGCCCCCCGGCAACCGATTGTGTTGTGCCGATCGGCCAGGGTCTGTTGCTGAAGGGAATCAGCACCGTCGTGCCGGGCGAGTTCTACGCGGCATCGAGCCGACCGCCGGCGGTTTATCGCGGCAACCCGTTCATCATCGAAGTCGCGTTGGCGTACGGTGGCGGCCCCCAAACGCATGCGATCACGCGTGACGAAATGAACGAATTGATCGGGCAGACCGACGCGCGGACGCTGCGCAGGTTCCTGATGGATACGTTCAACGGCGTCGGCTCCGACGGTGCGGACAAGATCATGAAGCAAGCCGGGCTGAAGACCCGGAAGAGCCCCGCGAACCTCACGACCAAGGAGCGGTTGGCGCTGCACGACGCGCTGCAAAACGTCAGCATCAGCGAAGGGCAATCGATGCAGGTGATGCGGTTCGCCAATCGTGTTCCGCTGCAATTTCAAGCGGGTGCGTGTGCGATCACCCAAGCGGTGATGAGCATGAACTGGCGCAGCTATGGCTTGACGCAATCTCGCGGCAATCTGCCCAACGGTCCGGTTTCAGTGATGGTTCATGTGGCCAGCGTGTGGGTGCCGTTTACCAGCGAATCGAAAGAAGCGGTTGCGAATTATCCGGAGATCGAAAAGGAACTGCGGCTGTCGTTGCAGTTTGTTGGACGGAAGCTGGGAATGTTTTTGCGGCGTCGGCAACGCGTGAAGCAAGAGGGGGAGCGGCGGAGCGTTTTCCTGCGGTATCTGGGCGAGGTCGCTCAAGCGGTTCACGGCATGAACGGCTGCAACACCCAAGAGGTCTACGACAATTTGCTGGAGGTTGCCAAGAAGAAGACAGCCGAGGCCGATGTGGTTCTCGACGAGCGCGGAAAAGTGATTCAGGACGAATCGGAACTCGACCTCGGAGAGGGCGTGTTGATTGTCGACAACGCGGCCAAGACGGTGCCAGCCGTCGATGCCGCGGTCAAACCGGCTGCCGCGGAAGAGGAGACCGCCGAGGAAGACGAAGCGGTGGAACAGGGTGACCTGTTCGACGCCTAA
- a CDS encoding DNA topoisomerase IV subunit A, giving the protein MAKKKHAPKKFVAEKPKPVKLTPIDKSTLTKLEGLADKVVNAAMRGRDPFLDIPTRALSNVRFNKTKRYIEMGKNTNRRELFNLNQARSYMQTLLAGSGCKGLIDEGKTTSIRGLYYRMKHTIEGAKEETFNNQGESDAVIEDLEVLANSLREELHLYADKRGEMVGPIVLEDMGDEIDCARMGSGGYGIPSIVEPDRIKFKRCTADFILHVEKGTVWQRFNEDKFWKKHNCLLTHGAGQPPRGVRRLLHRMHNELELPVYCVLDNDPWGYYIYSVIKQGSINLAFESQRMTIPDAKFVGLRSIDLERCGLDMNVTIKMNDTDRKRAKQIMKYPWFEGKKRWQKEIEKMLQNDFKLEVESLINLGISYVTETYVPERLAEGDWLD; this is encoded by the coding sequence ATGGCTAAGAAAAAACACGCTCCCAAGAAGTTCGTTGCCGAAAAACCGAAGCCAGTCAAGCTGACGCCGATCGACAAATCGACACTCACCAAACTCGAGGGACTGGCGGACAAAGTCGTCAACGCCGCGATGCGGGGCCGCGACCCGTTTTTGGATATCCCCACGCGAGCGCTTTCGAACGTGCGTTTCAATAAGACGAAACGCTATATCGAGATGGGGAAGAACACGAACCGTCGCGAACTGTTCAATTTGAACCAAGCGCGGTCCTACATGCAGACGTTGTTGGCCGGCAGCGGATGCAAGGGTTTGATCGACGAAGGTAAAACGACAAGCATTCGTGGTCTTTATTACCGCATGAAGCATACGATCGAAGGTGCCAAAGAGGAGACCTTCAACAATCAGGGTGAATCCGACGCGGTGATCGAAGATTTGGAAGTGCTTGCCAATTCGCTGCGTGAGGAATTGCATCTCTATGCCGACAAACGAGGCGAGATGGTCGGCCCGATCGTCTTGGAAGACATGGGAGACGAGATCGATTGCGCGCGGATGGGCAGCGGTGGATACGGGATCCCATCGATCGTGGAACCCGATCGGATCAAATTCAAACGCTGCACCGCCGACTTCATCCTGCATGTAGAAAAAGGTACGGTTTGGCAACGGTTCAACGAAGACAAGTTCTGGAAAAAGCACAACTGCTTACTAACCCATGGTGCCGGGCAGCCGCCACGCGGCGTGCGTCGGTTACTGCATCGGATGCACAACGAATTGGAACTGCCGGTCTACTGCGTGCTCGATAACGACCCCTGGGGTTATTACATCTACAGCGTGATCAAGCAAGGATCGATCAACCTGGCGTTTGAATCGCAACGGATGACGATCCCCGACGCCAAGTTCGTGGGACTTCGCAGCATCGACCTCGAACGCTGCGGATTGGACATGAACGTAACGATCAAGATGAACGACACCGACCGCAAGCGGGCCAAGCAGATCATGAAGTACCCTTGGTTCGAGGGTAAAAAGCGTTGGCAAAAAGAAATCGAAAAGATGCTGCAGAACGATTTCAAGTTGGAAGTGGAATCGTTAATCAACCTTGGCATCAGCTACGTCACCGAGACGTACGTCCCAGAGCGTTTGGCCGAAGGGGACTGGTTGGATTAA